In Methanosarcina siciliae T4/M, one genomic interval encodes:
- a CDS encoding YkgJ family cysteine cluster protein — translation MPASPSDTLFLPAIATCVSLIYLQYRNLYMEESSSDSQQKSGKTKYQLILIASLKKEIEMARRLDPEKLAHELEKTGFSCQYCGKCCRRAFGDNRVVLTPPEIEKIQKHTGLSKLEIAGPLIPETCQPEETGNKEEDRDREIDREISFVQPEISKTDEEPFSETSPLFELLKEDIDSEGNIHAYGWMLRQKRNGDCIFLEKETNRCRIYPVRPMLCSTYPFYIEGLKLYTCECEGLGGHISTEESRKLAEALLSRYIAELEDTLAMYEKYEDFEKGKEGLEIARNNLEKGTCVYVVHDSKGVTKIIN, via the coding sequence ATGCCCGCATCCCCTTCAGACACTCTTTTTCTACCAGCAATCGCCACCTGCGTTAGTTTGATCTACCTGCAGTACAGGAACCTGTATATGGAAGAATCCAGTTCAGACAGTCAACAAAAATCCGGAAAAACAAAGTATCAGCTCATTCTTATCGCCTCCCTCAAAAAAGAAATTGAGATGGCTCGCCGGCTTGACCCTGAAAAGCTTGCACACGAACTCGAAAAAACGGGTTTTTCCTGCCAGTACTGCGGGAAGTGCTGCCGGCGGGCTTTTGGGGACAACCGGGTAGTGTTGACTCCTCCGGAAATTGAGAAAATACAGAAACACACAGGGCTTTCAAAACTTGAGATTGCAGGCCCCCTTATCCCTGAAACCTGCCAGCCCGAAGAAACCGGAAACAAGGAAGAAGATAGAGACAGAGAAATTGATAGAGAAATTTCTTTCGTACAACCGGAAATATCAAAAACAGATGAAGAGCCGTTTTCGGAAACCTCCCCGCTGTTTGAGCTCCTGAAGGAGGACATTGACTCTGAGGGCAATATCCATGCCTACGGCTGGATGCTCAGGCAAAAAAGGAATGGAGACTGCATTTTCCTCGAAAAAGAAACAAACAGGTGCAGGATTTATCCCGTTCGCCCGATGCTCTGCAGCACCTATCCATTTTACATTGAAGGGCTTAAACTGTACACCTGCGAATGTGAAGGGCTTGGAGGGCATATTTCTACGGAAGAAAGCCGGAAACTTGCAGAGGCCCTGCTCTCCAGATATATCGCGGAACTTGAGGACACGCTTGCAATGTACGAAAAATACGAAGATTTTGAAAAAGGCAAAGAAGGGCTGGAGATTGCCAGAAATAATCTGGAAAAAGGCACATGTGTTTATGTGGTTCACGACAGCAAAGGAGTTACAAAAATAATCAATTAA
- the nikR gene encoding nickel-responsive transcriptional regulator NikR — protein sequence METELMRIGISLPDILLGEFDEIIGKRGYSSRSEGIRDAIRSYISYYEWMNGIKGHRVGTIAFVYDHTKRGLSNSLTDIQHHYSHLIKSSIHIHLNHEDCFEVVILNGDGKEIAELSEAMMVLKGVKFSRLTTVASNENI from the coding sequence ATGGAAACAGAACTCATGAGGATAGGGATTTCTCTTCCCGACATCCTTCTTGGTGAATTTGATGAGATTATTGGAAAAAGAGGTTATTCCTCCCGCTCTGAAGGCATAAGAGATGCCATAAGGAGTTATATTTCCTATTATGAGTGGATGAACGGCATTAAAGGACATCGTGTCGGGACAATTGCATTCGTTTACGATCACACAAAGCGAGGGCTTTCAAATTCCCTAACTGATATTCAGCACCACTACTCCCACCTGATCAAGTCTTCAATACACATTCACCTCAACCACGAAGACTGTTTTGAAGTAGTTATCCTTAATGGAGACGGCAAGGAAATAGCAGAACTTTCCGAGGCTATGATGGTTCTCAAAGGGGTAAAATTCTCCAGGCTCACAACCGTAGCTTCAAATGAAAATATTTGA
- a CDS encoding amino acid-binding protein produces MWQTLLSKFEKYPAQAKVLKLLFERGFQVNEEGKVTSGSIEIAHTQLAKEVGVDRRVVDATTKTIISDELLSTIFKNVHSIPFLRDVAPALGLGVIIIIPEDAAHIGILAEVAGLISKHNVSIRQAVSDDPYLTDNPRLTIITDHKVPGDLVDDILNLSSVKGVSIY; encoded by the coding sequence ATGTGGCAGACACTACTTAGTAAGTTTGAAAAATACCCGGCACAGGCAAAGGTACTTAAGTTACTTTTTGAGCGCGGGTTTCAGGTGAACGAGGAAGGAAAAGTAACTTCCGGAAGCATCGAGATTGCACACACCCAGCTTGCAAAGGAGGTGGGGGTTGACCGACGGGTTGTTGACGCGACCACAAAGACCATAATCTCCGACGAACTCCTGAGCACCATATTCAAAAATGTCCATTCAATCCCTTTTCTCAGAGACGTGGCCCCTGCTCTCGGACTCGGGGTAATTATCATCATTCCTGAAGATGCCGCTCATATTGGCATCCTTGCAGAAGTTGCAGGCCTTATTTCCAAACACAATGTAAGCATTCGCCAGGCTGTTTCGGATGACCCGTACCTTACGGACAATCCCAGGCTTACAATCATTACCGACCACAAAGTCCCTGGCGACCTTGTTGACGATATCCTTAACCTGTCCTCGGTAAAAGGAGTAAGTATTTACTGA
- a CDS encoding MIP/aquaporin family protein, giving the protein MTDTNLMKRALAELVGTYVLVFLGTGSVVTTVLLMEGWVPLPGNQFNIGIDIEAWFAIGMAFAIAIIAMVYAFGHISGAHINPAVSLALWATGRFPAKELSAYIVAQLIGAGLASFSLVAILGMRAVDTGLGATSMFYGVSYGQAIFCEAVCTFFLMLTIMGTAVDRRAPSGFAGLAIGLVVAADVIVVGNITGSSLNPARTFGPYLAESLLGGANLWAQFPIYIIGPIAGALVAAFLYDFIAEPKKVA; this is encoded by the coding sequence ATGACAGACACAAACCTCATGAAACGTGCTCTTGCGGAGTTGGTGGGTACTTATGTCCTGGTCTTTCTGGGAACAGGCTCGGTGGTAACGACCGTGCTCCTGATGGAGGGCTGGGTGCCCCTTCCCGGAAACCAGTTTAATATCGGGATTGACATCGAAGCCTGGTTTGCCATAGGAATGGCTTTTGCAATTGCAATAATCGCCATGGTCTATGCCTTCGGGCATATCTCCGGCGCCCACATCAACCCTGCGGTGAGCCTTGCCCTCTGGGCCACAGGCCGCTTTCCCGCAAAAGAACTCTCTGCCTATATTGTCGCCCAACTCATAGGTGCAGGCCTGGCTTCCTTTTCCCTCGTAGCGATCCTGGGAATGAGGGCTGTTGATACGGGCCTGGGGGCTACTTCGATGTTCTATGGGGTCAGTTACGGGCAGGCAATCTTCTGCGAAGCTGTATGTACCTTTTTCCTCATGCTTACCATTATGGGTACAGCTGTTGACCGACGGGCTCCCTCCGGCTTTGCAGGGCTTGCAATCGGGCTTGTGGTAGCGGCAGATGTGATCGTTGTAGGCAACATTACAGGTTCTTCCCTGAACCCGGCCCGCACCTTCGGCCCTTACCTTGCCGAGTCTTTGCTGGGTGGAGCTAACCTCTGGGCCCAGTTCCCGATTTATATCATAGGTCCCATAGCAGGAGCACTTGTTGCAGCATTCCTGTATGATTTTATTGCCGAACCGAAAAAGGTAGCTTGA
- a CDS encoding DUF2193 domain-containing protein: MTAEFKVDVQEMYNKMADEAVGAQKAVVGVINKKRGTEFKVTDAKPYVDAVNKMKPVGEQSKEVFDLHIDSVNTHYETLTGLTDTVRPEDDPFVEHYQTPPILEILYEEDPAFHESVMKFVEEIGKSEALIGKESIRRYGGFYGPTCVVDFAFVPGSTSNVVNRILKQMDIPVEHKRAILSSKSWGMNTSYGIGAKFQTAIEDGKTPSEAIKEEIDMLKMVYESPIDAQVKLMEEAGHTSFDTRKYMETYKQRIRKTVKNAMDADVFYGNIVTVPAYGVGDVAHHISQSMYNMTKDDVVLAVINAVTDVLEGTMNRAKGKFRDEYSPLTIGTDATAAAVTKILWMDGFTTMMVLDLLVKRFHNLVLTNPRRGAAAELHNVDFIDMIEKGERIIDHIPRGAGSIVQGVPIDLSPIDKNEVLQNPQRYTYPACAITVRFSALMRLADFPCLLTSEPVTATLMTNIISLHKKQAHSPARVCKFCSANYFDYKCNDCNWSDAV; this comes from the coding sequence ATGACAGCAGAGTTTAAAGTTGATGTTCAGGAAATGTACAATAAAATGGCAGATGAGGCCGTTGGGGCCCAGAAAGCCGTTGTGGGAGTAATAAATAAAAAGCGGGGAACCGAGTTCAAAGTAACGGATGCAAAACCCTACGTCGACGCGGTAAATAAAATGAAGCCTGTCGGAGAGCAGTCCAAAGAGGTTTTCGACCTGCACATCGATTCCGTAAACACCCATTACGAAACCCTTACAGGCCTCACGGACACGGTCAGGCCTGAAGATGATCCATTTGTAGAGCATTACCAGACCCCTCCGATCCTCGAAATTCTCTATGAAGAGGACCCGGCTTTCCATGAATCGGTCATGAAGTTCGTAGAGGAAATAGGAAAGTCCGAAGCCCTGATCGGAAAAGAGTCAATCCGCAGGTACGGGGGCTTTTACGGGCCGACCTGTGTCGTGGACTTTGCCTTTGTGCCCGGAAGCACAAGCAATGTTGTAAACAGGATTCTCAAGCAGATGGACATCCCTGTAGAACACAAGCGTGCGATCCTGTCTTCAAAGTCCTGGGGGATGAACACATCCTATGGGATAGGGGCGAAGTTCCAGACAGCGATCGAAGACGGAAAAACTCCATCCGAAGCCATAAAAGAAGAAATTGATATGCTCAAGATGGTCTACGAGTCCCCGATTGATGCCCAGGTCAAACTCATGGAAGAAGCCGGACATACTTCCTTTGATACCAGGAAGTATATGGAGACATATAAACAGAGGATCCGAAAAACCGTAAAGAACGCCATGGACGCCGATGTTTTCTACGGGAACATTGTGACTGTACCTGCTTACGGCGTGGGAGACGTAGCCCACCACATATCCCAGTCCATGTACAACATGACAAAGGACGATGTCGTGCTGGCAGTCATCAACGCTGTCACGGACGTTCTGGAGGGTACCATGAACCGGGCAAAAGGAAAGTTCAGGGACGAATATTCCCCTCTGACGATCGGCACGGATGCGACGGCTGCTGCAGTCACCAAGATTCTCTGGATGGACGGGTTTACCACCATGATGGTGCTTGACCTGCTGGTCAAGCGCTTCCACAACCTTGTACTTACAAACCCGAGGCGTGGGGCGGCAGCTGAGCTGCACAACGTGGACTTCATTGACATGATCGAAAAGGGAGAAAGGATTATCGACCATATCCCGAGAGGTGCCGGATCCATTGTACAGGGTGTGCCTATCGACCTGAGTCCCATCGATAAAAACGAGGTCCTGCAGAATCCCCAGCGTTACACATATCCGGCCTGTGCGATCACTGTCCGGTTCTCAGCGCTCATGCGCCTGGCGGACTTCCCATGTCTCCTGACAAGCGAGCCCGTAACTGCAACGCTTATGACAAACATCATTTCACTGCACAAAAAGCAGGCACATTCTCCTGCCAGGGTCTGCAAGTTCTGTTCGGCGAACTACTTTGACTACAAGTGCAACGACTGTAACTGGTCAGATGCAGTGTAA